One region of Candidatus Peribacteraceae bacterium genomic DNA includes:
- a CDS encoding LamG-like jellyroll fold domain-containing protein: MLHLPSRAASRFLSRIKRQDRQKGGLPCIVRRTKEGFTLIELLLVVGIIGALASVVMEAIGPRKMLLSAKDASRKQTVRELQNALTQYQIEEGTLPNAQSIIMADDGAKPICKQGVTTDATCVNLDALIPEYIAALPQDTSETNANYTGYKVYREPLGGRPAVASAYVGGYAEGRMGYWRFFEGAGTTVADSSGNNVTGTFVNNVQWTEGRTGKGARIDNISSGISVARNFVGLEDYTFAAWVNLKGNHKNYTGTIMSSGDWNTSHWAFGISQTNTSLQVRGPTLSRNYSFSLNTWYHVCAVRAANKVTFYVNGSPIGSLTASTNTLVSNAANTMIGRETYAGGYFSFNGIIDDAAVYNRALSDYEVKLLAGNQLY; the protein is encoded by the coding sequence ATGCTTCATCTTCCCTCACGAGCGGCCTCCCGCTTTCTTTCACGGATCAAGAGGCAGGATCGTCAGAAAGGCGGCCTGCCCTGCATAGTCCGCAGGACGAAGGAGGGGTTCACCCTCATCGAGCTCCTGCTCGTGGTGGGGATCATTGGGGCTTTGGCGAGCGTGGTGATGGAAGCGATCGGCCCCAGGAAGATGCTCCTCTCCGCGAAGGATGCTTCCAGAAAGCAGACCGTGCGGGAACTGCAGAATGCCCTCACGCAGTACCAGATTGAGGAGGGGACGCTCCCCAATGCGCAGAGCATCATCATGGCGGATGACGGGGCCAAGCCCATCTGCAAACAGGGGGTGACGACGGATGCGACCTGTGTGAACCTGGATGCCCTCATCCCCGAGTACATCGCCGCCCTTCCGCAGGATACGTCGGAAACGAATGCCAATTACACCGGGTACAAGGTGTACAGGGAGCCTCTGGGAGGGAGGCCGGCGGTAGCCTCCGCATATGTGGGAGGATATGCGGAAGGGAGAATGGGATACTGGAGGTTCTTCGAGGGGGCGGGAACCACGGTTGCGGACAGCTCGGGGAACAATGTGACGGGGACGTTCGTCAACAATGTGCAATGGACGGAGGGGAGAACGGGGAAAGGCGCGCGCATCGACAACATCAGCAGCGGCATCTCCGTTGCACGGAACTTTGTGGGATTGGAGGACTATACTTTTGCAGCCTGGGTCAATCTCAAAGGAAACCACAAGAATTATACGGGAACCATCATGAGTTCCGGGGATTGGAACACCTCGCACTGGGCCTTCGGGATTTCCCAAACCAATACGTCCCTCCAAGTGCGTGGCCCCACCCTGTCGCGCAACTATTCCTTCTCCCTCAATACCTGGTACCACGTCTGTGCGGTGAGGGCTGCGAACAAAGTGACGTTCTACGTCAACGGCTCTCCCATCGGTTCCCTCACGGCTTCGACGAATACGCTCGTGAGTAACGCAGCGAATACCATGATAGGGAGAGAAACCTATGCGGGAGGGTATTTTTCCTTCAACGGCATCATTGATGATGCGGCCGTCTATAACCGCGCGTTGTCCGACTATGAAGTGAAACTCTTGGCAGGCAACCAGTTGTATTGA
- a CDS encoding LamG-like jellyroll fold domain-containing protein has translation MIHLPSRTASRVLSQVKRQDHLKGGFTLIELLLVVGIIGALASVVMEAIGPGKMLLSAKDATRKQMVKELQNALMQYQIDEGTLPSIGSIVTAPDGAQPVCKFNAADTSNCVDLDALVPEYLAAIPQDTSETNTNFSGYKIYRESGGRAQIYSTHLGGYADGLVGYWRFYEGAGTTVADSTGNGRTGTLTNSPIWVNGKLGKGLQFDGVNDFVAVNDHDSLDVTNAMTISAWVYWSSSGVREMILKNNNANTGYGQYELYQNNTYVSFRLMGASSTLTTSTPLSLNAWHHVAAVWDGTRMKIFLDGVPDNNSVSYSGTPVSTTGRLTFGAYANGLYPFSGMFDEIRIYNRAISANEVAILARGQQD, from the coding sequence ATGATTCATCTTCCCTCACGAACGGCCTCCCGCGTTCTTTCACAGGTCAAAAGGCAGGATCATCTTAAAGGCGGATTCACTCTCATAGAGCTTTTGCTTGTGGTGGGGATCATCGGGGCTCTCGCAAGCGTGGTGATGGAAGCGATAGGCCCCGGGAAAATGCTCCTCTCGGCAAAGGACGCCACAAGAAAGCAGATGGTGAAGGAACTCCAGAACGCCCTGATGCAGTACCAGATTGATGAGGGGACGCTTCCTAGCATCGGCAGCATCGTCACTGCCCCCGATGGAGCGCAGCCCGTCTGCAAGTTCAACGCCGCGGATACATCAAACTGCGTGGACCTGGATGCACTTGTGCCTGAATACCTTGCGGCCATCCCACAAGACACATCGGAAACCAATACGAATTTCTCCGGCTACAAGATCTACCGCGAATCCGGAGGGAGGGCGCAGATCTATTCCACGCATCTCGGGGGATACGCCGATGGGCTCGTGGGATACTGGAGGTTCTACGAAGGGGCGGGGACGACCGTGGCGGACAGTACGGGAAACGGCAGGACTGGAACACTCACAAACAGCCCAATATGGGTCAATGGGAAGCTGGGAAAGGGATTGCAGTTTGACGGGGTGAATGACTTTGTGGCTGTAAACGATCACGATTCTTTGGATGTCACCAATGCAATGACCATATCCGCTTGGGTTTACTGGTCGTCTTCCGGTGTCAGAGAGATGATCCTGAAGAATAATAATGCTAACACGGGTTACGGTCAGTATGAGCTGTACCAGAACAACACCTATGTGTCATTCCGCCTGATGGGCGCGTCTTCGACTCTTACCACCAGTACGCCACTTTCACTGAATGCGTGGCATCATGTTGCCGCAGTATGGGACGGGACGCGGATGAAGATCTTCCTTGACGGGGTACCGGATAACAATTCGGTTTCGTATTCCGGCACCCCCGTGTCCACCACAGGAAGACTGACGTTCGGTGCGTATGCGAATGGGTTGTATCCTTTCAGTGGAATGTTTGACGAGATCCGGATCTATAATCGTGCCATATCAGCCAACGAGGTGGCGATTCTTGCTCGCGGACAACAGGATTAA
- a CDS encoding CAP domain-containing protein, whose translation MNKMIVALLALAFLSVPAAHAGSGGCAYDDVSSVPRVKMRRVENAWLGWNNRLRRRLDLAPYTLNDALHRTALEWSVLSSEKGSMDHKRTPDAPYYDYKAIEQWFADRGVTFANVNRTTFTENIGWGTYRCTTDDCTSSMIRSIRSTFRFYLAERNKASKPHYNSIVNPYFTQIGLGIIVNPEEGRYYLTVHYGTTVTSAAGDACLSS comes from the coding sequence ATGAACAAAATGATTGTTGCCCTCCTCGCGCTGGCCTTCCTCTCCGTCCCCGCCGCCCATGCTGGGAGCGGTGGTTGTGCGTATGACGACGTGTCATCCGTCCCCCGCGTGAAGATGCGGAGGGTGGAGAACGCGTGGCTGGGGTGGAACAACCGCCTGCGCCGCCGGCTCGACCTTGCCCCCTACACCCTCAACGACGCCCTGCACCGCACGGCGCTGGAGTGGTCCGTCCTCTCCTCCGAAAAGGGATCCATGGACCACAAGCGCACTCCGGACGCACCGTACTACGACTACAAGGCGATCGAGCAGTGGTTCGCGGACCGCGGCGTGACGTTCGCCAACGTGAACCGCACGACCTTTACGGAGAACATCGGCTGGGGGACTTACCGCTGCACGACCGACGATTGCACCTCTTCGATGATCCGCTCCATCCGTTCCACGTTCCGGTTCTACCTTGCGGAACGGAACAAGGCGAGCAAGCCCCACTACAACAGCATCGTGAACCCGTACTTTACGCAGATCGGCTTGGGAATCATCGTGAATCCCGAAGAGGGGCGCTACTACCTCACGGTGCACTACGGCACCACGGTCACTTCCGCGGCGGGAGACGCTTGCCTGTCATCCTGA
- a CDS encoding TPM domain-containing protein, with translation MHHVDYTIPPNTMAHTRIVPLMVTGSLTFAVMAPGAAAFSFPQPQGYVTDAAGVLTAQQERMLERQLKGNEKRTEDEVAVLLVRTTDGGNVVKAAQDVGNAWGVGKKTENNGVVIFLSVNEGAVAMFPGPGLEPFLPKDTLQNILERQMIPRLKRGMFFQGLRKGIRALEKQIADARGRAAEGGSEEGSG, from the coding sequence ATGCACCACGTCGACTACACGATTCCCCCCAACACCATGGCGCACACACGCATTGTCCCGTTGATGGTCACCGGCTCGCTCACCTTCGCCGTGATGGCGCCGGGAGCGGCGGCATTCTCCTTCCCGCAGCCGCAAGGTTACGTGACGGACGCGGCGGGCGTGCTCACGGCGCAGCAGGAACGGATGCTGGAGCGCCAGCTCAAGGGGAACGAGAAGCGGACGGAGGACGAGGTGGCCGTGCTGCTCGTGCGGACGACGGACGGCGGGAATGTGGTGAAGGCCGCGCAAGATGTGGGGAATGCATGGGGCGTGGGGAAGAAGACGGAGAACAACGGCGTGGTCATCTTCCTCTCCGTCAACGAGGGGGCGGTGGCGATGTTCCCCGGCCCCGGCTTGGAACCTTTCCTCCCCAAAGACACGCTGCAAAACATCCTGGAACGGCAGATGATCCCGCGGCTCAAGCGGGGGATGTTCTTCCAGGGGTTACGGAAAGGGATCCGTGCGTTGGAGAAGCAGATCGCGGATGCAAGGGGGAGGGCGGCGGAAGGGGGAAGCGAGGAAGGCTCAGGATGA
- a CDS encoding co-chaperone GroES, with protein MASPKKPLPKFQVNIEPIGDRVVVLPLEMEQTTASGIVIPDTAKGEKPQRGSVLSLGKGGIGKDSVDPTKYLKVGDEVLYGRYAGDDVKLKDTSGKEVEVKILHLDSVLGIVRS; from the coding sequence ATGGCCTCCCCCAAGAAGCCGCTTCCCAAGTTCCAGGTCAACATCGAACCCATCGGTGACCGCGTCGTCGTGCTCCCGTTGGAAATGGAACAGACCACCGCCTCCGGCATCGTCATTCCCGATACCGCCAAAGGCGAAAAACCGCAGCGCGGTTCCGTCCTCTCCCTCGGCAAAGGCGGCATCGGCAAGGATTCCGTTGATCCCACCAAGTACCTCAAGGTGGGCGACGAAGTCCTGTATGGCCGCTACGCCGGCGACGACGTGAAGCTCAAGGACACGTCCGGCAAGGAAGTTGAAGTGAAGATCCTTCACCTCGATTCCGTCCTCGGCATCGTCCGTTCCTGA
- the groL gene encoding chaperonin GroEL (60 kDa chaperone family; promotes refolding of misfolded polypeptides especially under stressful conditions; forms two stacked rings of heptamers to form a barrel-shaped 14mer; ends can be capped by GroES; misfolded proteins enter the barrel where they are refolded when GroES binds), protein MAGKQLIFGNEAREKLMKGVGKLANAVSATLGPLGRNACIEKKYGGPTVTKDGVTVAKEIELPDPFENIGAQLVKEAATKTNDAAGDGTTTATVLAYAMMQEGLKHLGSGKNAISIKNGIMKAVDAVTKYLESIKKPISKKEEFAAVATISAQDPVVGAVIAEVIDEVGKDGVATVEAGQTLGLEKEYVEGMQFDQGYISAYFVTDPGSMKAVFEKPSILITDKKIGSIQEILPLLEALARSGKKELVIIAENVEGEALATLVLNKLRGTFNTLAVKAPAFGDRRKEMLKDIAVLTGGRVISEEVGLKLENATLDDLGTARRIVATKDDTTVIDGGGSKSAINSRVAEIKAHIETTKSDFDREKLQERLAKLSGGVAVIKVGAATEVEQKEKQHRVEDALSATRAAAEEGIVPGGGTAYIRAIEGLDKVKTLNEDEAIGVDIVRHALTAPAQHIANNAGLEGKVVVERVKAEKGNVGYNAVTQKYEDLVKAMVIDPKKVTRSALENAASVASMFLTLEVAIAEIPEKKSATPPMPGGDEMGGMDF, encoded by the coding sequence ATGGCTGGCAAGCAACTCATCTTCGGTAACGAAGCGCGCGAGAAGCTCATGAAAGGCGTGGGCAAGCTGGCGAACGCCGTTTCCGCAACACTCGGGCCCCTCGGCCGTAACGCCTGCATCGAGAAGAAGTACGGCGGACCCACCGTCACCAAGGACGGCGTCACCGTGGCGAAGGAAATCGAGCTCCCGGACCCTTTCGAGAACATCGGCGCGCAGCTCGTCAAAGAAGCCGCCACCAAGACCAATGACGCGGCCGGCGACGGCACCACCACCGCCACCGTCCTCGCCTACGCCATGATGCAGGAAGGCCTCAAGCACTTGGGCTCCGGCAAGAACGCCATCTCCATCAAGAACGGCATCATGAAGGCCGTAGATGCGGTGACCAAGTATCTGGAGTCCATCAAGAAACCCATCAGCAAGAAGGAGGAGTTCGCCGCCGTGGCCACCATTTCCGCCCAGGATCCCGTGGTGGGCGCGGTGATCGCGGAGGTGATCGACGAGGTGGGCAAGGACGGCGTCGCCACGGTGGAAGCCGGGCAGACGCTGGGCCTGGAGAAGGAGTACGTGGAGGGTATGCAGTTCGACCAAGGCTACATCTCGGCGTACTTCGTCACGGATCCCGGTTCCATGAAGGCCGTGTTCGAGAAGCCCTCCATCCTCATCACGGACAAGAAGATCGGAAGCATCCAGGAGATCCTCCCGCTCCTGGAAGCGCTCGCCCGCTCCGGCAAGAAGGAGCTGGTGATCATCGCGGAGAACGTGGAAGGCGAGGCGCTGGCTACGCTTGTGCTCAACAAGCTCCGCGGCACGTTCAACACCCTCGCCGTCAAAGCCCCCGCGTTCGGCGACCGCCGCAAGGAAATGCTCAAGGACATCGCGGTCCTCACGGGGGGCCGCGTGATCTCCGAGGAAGTCGGGCTCAAGCTGGAGAACGCGACGCTGGATGACCTGGGCACGGCACGGCGCATCGTGGCGACGAAGGACGACACCACCGTCATCGACGGCGGCGGTTCCAAGAGCGCCATCAACTCCCGCGTTGCGGAGATCAAGGCGCACATCGAGACCACGAAGAGCGACTTCGACAGGGAGAAGCTGCAGGAGCGCCTCGCCAAGCTCTCCGGCGGCGTCGCCGTGATCAAGGTGGGCGCCGCGACGGAAGTTGAACAGAAGGAGAAGCAGCACCGCGTGGAAGACGCCCTCTCCGCCACGCGCGCAGCCGCGGAGGAAGGCATCGTCCCCGGCGGCGGTACCGCCTACATCCGCGCCATCGAAGGCCTGGACAAGGTGAAGACTCTGAATGAGGACGAAGCGATAGGCGTGGACATCGTCCGCCATGCGCTCACCGCTCCCGCGCAGCACATCGCCAACAACGCCGGCCTGGAAGGCAAGGTGGTGGTGGAGCGCGTGAAGGCGGAAAAGGGCAACGTGGGGTACAACGCCGTGACCCAGAAGTACGAGGACCTGGTGAAGGCCATGGTTATCGATCCCAAGAAAGTCACGCGCTCCGCGCTGGAGAACGCCGCATCCGTCGCCTCCATGTTCCTCACGCTGGAAGTGGCGATTGCCGAGATCCCCGAAAAGAAATCCGCAACGCCCCCCATGCCCGGGGGAGACGAGATGGGCGGGATGGACTTCTAA
- a CDS encoding class F sortase, whose product MRLLLLFVTSALFACFGIPGVEAPVFRSNVPARAVSHAPRTLISPDATAASDGLPSLTTSESFARNIITPVTHAEPLPIGIPVRLEIPSIGLATDVERVGLTPERKPDIPKSPFNAGWYDLGPRPGEEGAAVIDGVLDTAGGPAVFWKLNGVNVGDTVSVEDDGGGRRSFIVRAVKLYDVRTAPMREIYTGTGRKLRLITCAGTWDTSLGHYDRRLVVFAELEE is encoded by the coding sequence ATGCGTCTGCTCTTGCTATTCGTCACGTCCGCACTCTTCGCGTGCTTCGGCATCCCCGGCGTGGAAGCCCCCGTCTTCCGCAGCAATGTTCCCGCGCGCGCGGTTTCCCATGCGCCGCGTACGCTCATATCGCCGGACGCAACCGCCGCATCCGACGGTCTGCCGTCACTCACGACTTCGGAGTCCTTTGCGAGGAACATCATCACACCCGTAACGCACGCGGAACCGCTTCCCATCGGCATTCCCGTCCGCCTGGAGATTCCGTCCATCGGCCTCGCGACGGACGTCGAACGGGTGGGGCTCACGCCGGAGCGCAAGCCGGACATCCCCAAGAGCCCCTTCAACGCCGGCTGGTACGACTTGGGCCCCCGCCCCGGAGAGGAAGGCGCCGCGGTGATCGACGGCGTATTGGACACCGCGGGGGGACCGGCCGTGTTTTGGAAACTGAACGGCGTGAACGTGGGCGATACGGTCTCGGTGGAAGATGACGGCGGCGGCAGGCGTTCGTTCATCGTGCGTGCGGTGAAGCTGTACGACGTGCGCACGGCGCCCATGCGGGAGATCTACACCGGCACGGGCAGGAAACTCCGCCTCATCACGTGCGCGGGGACGTGGGACACGTCCCT